The region TCCAGCACCAGTTCTGCGCTGCTGGCGGGCAACGAAGGCGCGTAGTTGGCGACGCCTTGCCACAGATGTTCCAGATGACGCAGGCTTTGCAGCTCGCGCGCCGGTTGCTGGTAAATCCGTTCATCGTGCAGCGTCAGTTCGCGCGGGCAGGTCATGGTATGGATCCAGCCGTGGGCGATCGTTGGCTGGAAGAACTCGTTCTGATCTGGCACGCCCATCCAGCCAAATAGTAGCCGACGGCCATCTTCATCTTCGCTCAGCGTGGTTTGCGGCGCGTAAAATTCGAAGCCCAGATCCAGTTCGTGGAACGCCTGATGGGTGAAGCGGCCGGTGTCGTAGTCGAGCGAGCCGATGAAATAACCGGACTGATGGGTATTCAGGTAGCGCTCTTCCTCGGCGGGCAGCCCCTGCGGACAGCAAATCAACACGTCGTGGTTTTCTAGTGCAAACAGGTCCGGGCATTCCCACATGTAACCGAAATCGCCCAGCCCGTTGAGCCGTGAGCCAGCGATTTCACCCAGAGAATGCCACTGCAGCAGGTCGGGTGACCGATACAGCAGCACCTTGCCCTGCAAATCTACATCCTGCGCGCCCAGCACCATGTACCAGTGGTCCTGATGACGCCAGACCTTCGGGTCGCGTACATGGCCGGTGTACCCTTCCGGTAATGACAACACCGGGCCGGCCTTGTCGAATTCGCCGTCGTCGTTGGCGCGCGCCAGGCACTGGTACGCGGTGCGTGAGCCGTCGTCGTATTTCACATTGCCGGTATAAATCAGCGCCAGGGCGTCGTTGTCCACCACGGCGGAGCCCGAATAGCAACCGTGGCTTTCATAGCTTTCCGCCGGCACCAGCGCCACCGGTTCGTGACGCCAGTGCACCAGATCGGCGGAACTCCAGTGCCCCCAGAACTTGGCGCCGTGGGCGCAGGCCTGCGGATTCCACTGATAAAACAGATGGTAACGCCCTTTATGCTGCAC is a window of Dickeya solani IPO 2222 DNA encoding:
- a CDS encoding glycoside hydrolase family 32 protein gives rise to the protein MKEIHLLKRMAYALMSGPSRQTYDPHRPQWHLSPMVGLLNDPNGFVQHKGRYHLFYQWNPQACAHGAKFWGHWSSADLVHWRHEPVALVPAESYESHGCYSGSAVVDNDALALIYTGNVKYDDGSRTAYQCLARANDDGEFDKAGPVLSLPEGYTGHVRDPKVWRHQDHWYMVLGAQDVDLQGKVLLYRSPDLLQWHSLGEIAGSRLNGLGDFGYMWECPDLFALENHDVLICCPQGLPAEEERYLNTHQSGYFIGSLDYDTGRFTHQAFHELDLGFEFYAPQTTLSEDEDGRRLLFGWMGVPDQNEFFQPTIAHGWIHTMTCPRELTLHDERIYQQPARELQSLRHLEHLWQGVANYAPSLPASSAELVLDTQGEFQIDFAGVMVLCWDGERLTLSRRNRRTNEPEHRYWHDGLLHHLQILCDRSSVEIFINHGQAVMSSRYFPTSDAMVSFSGSGRITLQHWLLAPCVIE